GACGTTGGATGGCGTCCAAGAAAACGTCTCCTTCCCGTTGCCCAAAGGACTGGCGCTGCCAGCCTAAGCGCACTGCGCCGACGCTTTGCGCCTGAGGCGGGCGTCGCGCGTAGTGTTTCGCGTGCGGCCTTGTGTGCCGCCAGCAAACTTCGCCGCCGCATGGGTGCTGGATTCATTCTCTAATCAAATGACTTCAAAGAAAGCCCCGCTTATCGAATACGGTGGTGCAATTGCGCTCGATATGGGTGCGGCTTGGGCGCAGCTTTAGAGATGAATTGAGTGCAACCAAGTTGCACGTTTTTCTGCTTATGGCGCACAAAATTAAGGTTGCAATGCAGGAAAACCCTGGCAGTTTTGAATATTGCCCGATGCGGAAATGGAGTTACAATGCGCGCGTTCGTGACCCGCTCAGGGGCGAAAGTCGTCTTGCTATCAGGCGCGGGAGACCTTCTTAATGCAGAATCGATTTGCTGGCACGGTATCCGGGACGCGCTTGCGGTGCAGACCAATCGCATGCAGCAGAATAAAGCGAAGGCTGGCAAATTTTGCGGCATCGTTCTATTCGGAAAGTAGGACTGCTATTCGCACGAGGCAGAAAATCCGTTGCCCCCTGCCGAAAATGGCCTGTCACTTAAATGCTGCCCCAGTGGCTCATCGGGCAATCGGCATTGAGCTAGCCCGTCGCAGGTTATGCGTGCGCAGCGGTTTTTGGGCCGCTGCCTACATGCAGATCGCGGCGTCAGGCCGTGTGCGGTTCACTGACTACAGCGGGGTGATGCGCCACATCGAACTGGCTGGCAACGGCGTATAACGCTGCGGCACTGAGGTAGCCCTCGGTGCCGTTTTCGTATCCGCCATGCACATTCGCGTATTCCCATGATGAATACGTCCATGTCGCCGGCGGTAGATCATGATCGGTTCATTTAGGGTACCAGGAGCACCGTGCGCTTCGCCTCGCCATGCCGCATCACCTGCGGCCCGGCTGCGTGCCTGGCGTACAGTCCAAGGAGCATTCGATGGATATTTTCATCCAACAGATCTTGAACGGTCTGGTGCTGGGCAGCGTCTATGCGATCATTGCGTTGGGCTATACGATGGTGTATGGGATCCTGGGCATCATCAACTTCGCGCATGGTGACGTACTGATGGTGGGCGCGATGGTCGCGCTCTCGGCGATCAGCGTGCTGCAGACACATTTTCCCGGGCTGGGCAATGTACCCACGTTGGTCATTGCACTGGTGATCGCCGCAGCCGTATGTGCGTGCCTCGGTATTACGATCGAAAAGGTGGCGTACCGGCCGCTGCGTCGTGCGCCGCGACTGGCTCCGCTGATTACCGCCATCGGCGTTTCCATCCTATTGCAGACGTTAGCGATGGTCATTTGGGGACGCAATCCGCTGTCGTTCCCGCAGTTGATTTCCACCGATCCGATCAATGTCATCAAGGCCACCGATACGTCGCCCGGCGCCGTGATCTCGCCCACAGAAGTGGTGATCATCGTCACGGCGTTTGTCGTGATGGTCGCTCTGCTGCTGCTGGTGCACAAGACCAAGCTCGGACGGGCAATGCGCGCGATCGCGGAGAACCCGAATGTGGCCAGCCTGATGGGCGTGAACCCGAACTTCGTGATCTCGGCGACGTTCATGATCGGCTCGGCGCTGGCTGCATTGGCTGGCGTGATGATCGCCTCCGAGTACGGCAACGTGCACTTCTACATGGGCTTCATTCCGGGCCTCAAGGCATTCACGGCAGCGGTGCTAGGGGGCATCGGCAATCTGGGCGGCGCAATGGTGGGGGGCGTGCTGCTGGGGCTGATCGAGCAACTGGGCGCCGGTTACATCGGCGATTTCACTGGCGGAGTGATTGGCAGTAACTACCAGGACGTGTTCGCGTTCGTGGTGCTGATCCTCGTGCTGGTCTTGCGTCCGTCCGGCTTGTTGGGCGAGCGCGTTGCCGATCGTGCTTGACGCGTCTTGAGGAGCAGTCGATATGCGTTCCATTCAACCTATCGAGCCGTCCATGACACGGGTTTCGATCAAGAAGACGGCGAAGGACCATGTGGTCATGCTGCTGGTGACAGCGTTGGTCGTGTGCGCGCCACTGCTCATTGGCGCCGCAGGCGGGCCTTACTGGGTGCGCGTGCTGGACTTCGCGATGCTATACGTGATGCTGGCGTTGGGGCTGAACGTGGTGGTGGGGTTCTGCGGACTGCTGGACTTGGGCTATATCGCATTCTATGCCGTGGGCGCTTATACGGCCGCACTGCTGTCCTCGCCTCATCTCACCACCCAATTCGAGTGGATTGCGCATCTGGCGCCCGGCGGGCTGCACGTATCGATTCTGCTGATCGTGCCGGTGGCGATGGCTTTGGCCGCCGTGTGCGGCGTGTTGCTCGGCGCGCCGACGCTGCGTCTGCGGGGCGACTATCTGGCGATCGTCACGCTGGGCTTTGGTGAAATCGTGCGGATCTTCATGAACAACATGGATCGTCCGGTGAATGTGACCAACGGTCCAAAGGGCATCACGGGCATCGATCCGGTGCAGATCGGCGGCTTTAATCTCGCGCAGACCCACGAACTGTTCGGCCTGAAGTTCCCGACGGTCTACCTGTATTACTACTTGTTCGTGCTCTGTTCGCTGTTCGTGGTTTTCGTCTGCACGCGGCTGCAGCACTCGCGTATCGGCCGCGCGTGGGCCGCGATTCGGGAAGATGAGGTCGCCGCGAAGGCGATGGGCATTAACACACGCAACGTGAAGTTGCTGGCGTTTGCAATGGGTGCCTCATTCGGCGGGCTGTCCGGTGCGATGTTCGGTGTGTTCCAGGGATTTGTGTCACCGGAGTCGTTCACCTTCTGGGAATCGGTAGTGGTGCTCGCGTGCGTGGTGCTTGGCGGCATGGGGCATATTCCCGGCGTGATCCTCGGCGCGGTGCTGCTCGCGGTATTCCCAGAATTCCTGCGCTCGACGATGGGACCGTTGCAGAACGCGATCTTTGGCCATCCCATCCTCGACACGGAAGTGATCCGACAGTTGCTATACGGCCTGGCGATGGTGGTCATCATGCTGTATCGGCCGGAGGGGCTGTGGCCGGCGGCCAAGCATGAGGACAAGCTCGCCAAGCCTGCGCGGCGCAACGGCAAGAAGGCCTTGCGCGCGTGGCGCGCCTAGAGACACGGAGTCAATAGCAATGAGTGAGCAAACGATTCGGCTATCCGTGAAGGGCGTCAACAAGCGCTTTGGCGGCCTGCAGGCACTTTCCGATGTGGGGCTGGAGATCCGCTCGGGCGAGATTTATGGGCTGATCGGCCCGAACGGAGCGGGCAAGACCACGTTCTTCAACGTGATTACCGGGTTGTACACGCCGGATTCGGGCGAGTTCGTGCTGGACGGCCGTCCGTACACGCCAACCGCGGTCTACCAGGTGGCCAAGGCCGGCATCGCGCGCACTTTCCAGAACATCCGGCTGTTCGGCGGGATGACGGCGCTGGAGAACGTGATGGTCGGGCGTTACGTGCGGACGCGCCACGGGTTGATCGGCGCGATATTGCAAACGCCGGCCGAGCGGCAGGAAGAGCGCGAGATCAAGGCGCGCGCGCTGGAACTGCTGGATTATGTGGGCGTGCTGCAGTACGCCGACTACACGGCCCGCCATTTATCATACGGTCACCAGCGGCGGCTGGAGATTGCGCGGGCGCTGGCGACCGACCCGAAGCTGCTGGCCCTGGACGAGCCGGCCGCGGGGATGAACGCGACCGAGAAAGTCGAACTCACGCGACTGCTGGAGAAGATTCGCGACGATGGCAAAACCATCTTGCTGATCGAGCACGACGTGAAGCTGGTGATGCACTTGTGTAACCGCATGACCGTGCTGGATTACGGTAAGGTCATCGCGCATGGTCTGCCGCAGCACGTGCGGAAGGACCCGAAGGTGATCGAAGCCTATTTGGG
This sequence is a window from Mycetohabitans rhizoxinica HKI 454. Protein-coding genes within it:
- a CDS encoding branched-chain amino acid ABC transporter permease, which encodes MDIFIQQILNGLVLGSVYAIIALGYTMVYGILGIINFAHGDVLMVGAMVALSAISVLQTHFPGLGNVPTLVIALVIAAAVCACLGITIEKVAYRPLRRAPRLAPLITAIGVSILLQTLAMVIWGRNPLSFPQLISTDPINVIKATDTSPGAVISPTEVVIIVTAFVVMVALLLLVHKTKLGRAMRAIAENPNVASLMGVNPNFVISATFMIGSALAALAGVMIASEYGNVHFYMGFIPGLKAFTAAVLGGIGNLGGAMVGGVLLGLIEQLGAGYIGDFTGGVIGSNYQDVFAFVVLILVLVLRPSGLLGERVADRA
- a CDS encoding ABC transporter permease subunit — protein: MRSIQPIEPSMTRVSIKKTAKDHVVMLLVTALVVCAPLLIGAAGGPYWVRVLDFAMLYVMLALGLNVVVGFCGLLDLGYIAFYAVGAYTAALLSSPHLTTQFEWIAHLAPGGLHVSILLIVPVAMALAAVCGVLLGAPTLRLRGDYLAIVTLGFGEIVRIFMNNMDRPVNVTNGPKGITGIDPVQIGGFNLAQTHELFGLKFPTVYLYYYLFVLCSLFVVFVCTRLQHSRIGRAWAAIREDEVAAKAMGINTRNVKLLAFAMGASFGGLSGAMFGVFQGFVSPESFTFWESVVVLACVVLGGMGHIPGVILGAVLLAVFPEFLRSTMGPLQNAIFGHPILDTEVIRQLLYGLAMVVIMLYRPEGLWPAAKHEDKLAKPARRNGKKALRAWRA
- a CDS encoding ABC transporter ATP-binding protein, which produces MSEQTIRLSVKGVNKRFGGLQALSDVGLEIRSGEIYGLIGPNGAGKTTFFNVITGLYTPDSGEFVLDGRPYTPTAVYQVAKAGIARTFQNIRLFGGMTALENVMVGRYVRTRHGLIGAILQTPAERQEEREIKARALELLDYVGVLQYADYTARHLSYGHQRRLEIARALATDPKLLALDEPAAGMNATEKVELTRLLEKIRDDGKTILLIEHDVKLVMHLCNRMTVLDYGKVIAHGLPQHVRKDPKVIEAYLGAGVH